One Pyrococcus furiosus DSM 3638 genomic window, GGAAAATAAGGAGGTGATGATCATGAAGAGGAGACCAAGGAAATGGAAAAAGAAAGGTAGAATGAGGTGGAAGTGGATTAAGAAGAGAATAAGGAGGCTGAAGAGACAGAGGAAGAAAGAGAGAGGTCTAATCTGATGGCTTTTTTTGAAGATTTTTCCCTTTATTCTTTAGAATTTGAAACATCTTTAGGAAAAACTCTAATTTTTGCAGATCCTCATCTCGGTTTTGAAATAGCTAAAGGTGTTAGAATTAGGTCGAGGTTAGAAGAAAAACTTGCAAATTTTATAAAATCCAAGAATCCAGATGCAATAATAATATTAGGAGATATAAAGGAGGAAATTGGACTGAGCAGTTTTACTCGAAAGATTTTGATGTCGTTCTTTTTAGAGCTTAAAGATTACATAGTAATAATCACAAAGGGAAATCATGATGGGAGAATAGAAGAAGTCACTAAAAACTTCGATAACATAAATGTTGTCGAATACTATTTGCTCGATGACGTTCTATTTTTTCATGGTCACAAAGTTGCACCTCCAATAGAGTTTAAGATTGCATTTTTAGGCCATGCTCACCCTGTTATTTATGTAAACGTTAAAGGAATTAAGAAAAAAGCAAAATGTTTCATAAAAGCTGGAAGGTATGTAGTTTTGCCAACAATAAATCCCTTTTACGAGGGAATTGAGACCAAAC contains:
- a CDS encoding metallophosphoesterase, which produces MAFFEDFSLYSLEFETSLGKTLIFADPHLGFEIAKGVRIRSRLEEKLANFIKSKNPDAIIILGDIKEEIGLSSFTRKILMSFFLELKDYIVIITKGNHDGRIEEVTKNFDNINVVEYYLLDDVLFFHGHKVAPPIEFKIAFLGHAHPVIYVNVKGIKKKAKCFIKAGRYVVLPTINPFYEGIETKQAIKMIPTLKEVKTVDVVIPPGIYLGQYTIDI